From Nycticebus coucang isolate mNycCou1 chromosome 6, mNycCou1.pri, whole genome shotgun sequence, the proteins below share one genomic window:
- the TMEM179 gene encoding transmembrane protein 179 isoform X1, translating into MALSNFLFAQCVCYFLAFLFSFVVVVPLSENGHDFRGRCLLFAEGMWLSANLTVQERERFTVQAWGPPAACRFGLLASLLSLLLAAAHAWRTLFFLCKGHEGSFFHAFLNLLISAFVLFLVFIASTIVSVGFTMWCDAITEKGAMPHSCEELQDVDLELNVDNSAFYDQFAVAQFGLWATWLAWLAITTLAFLKVYHNYRQEDLLDSLVHEKELLLARPSPRSSFQEEKSAVI; encoded by the exons ATGGCGCTCAGCAATTTTCTCTTCGCGCAGTGCGTCTGCTACTTCCTGGCCTTCCTGTTCAGCTTCGTGGTGGTGGTGCCGCTGTCCGAGAACGGCCACGACTTCCGTGGCCGCTGCCTGCTCTTCGCCGAGGGCATGTGGCTGAGCGCCAACCTGACGGTGCAGGAGCGCGAGCGCTTCACGGTCCAGGCGTGGGGCCCGCCGGCCGCCTGCCGCTTCGGCCTGCTTGCCAGCCTCCTGTCGCTGCTGCTGGCTGCCGCACACGCCTGGCGCACGCTCTTCTTCCTCTGCAAGGGACACGAGGG ATCCTTCTTCCACGCCTTCCTGAACCTGCTCATCAGCGCCTTCGTGCTCTTCCTGGTCTTCATTGCCAGCACCATTGTGAGCGTGGGCTTCACCATGTGGTGCGATGCCATCACAGAGAAGGGCGCCATGCCCCACAG TTGTGAAGAGCTGCAGGATGTTGACCTGGAGCTGAATGTGGACAACTCTGCCTTCTATGACCAGTTTGCGGTTGCCCAG TTTGGCCTCTGGGCCACCTGGCTGGCATGGCTGGCTATCACCACCCTGGCCTTCCTGAAGGTCTACCACAACTACCGCCAGGAGGATCTTCTGGACAGCCTGGTCCATGAGAAGGAGCTGCTGCTGGCCCGGCCGTCTCCACGTTCCTCCTTCCAGGAGGAGAAGAGCGCTGTCATTTAG
- the TMEM179 gene encoding transmembrane protein 179 isoform X2 produces the protein MALSNFLFAQCVCYFLAFLFSFVVVVPLSENGHDFRGRCLLFAEGMWLSANLTVQERERFTVQAWGPPAACRFGLLASLLSLLLAAAHAWRTLFFLCKGHEGSFFHAFLNLLISAFVLFLVFIASTIVSVGFTMWCDAITEKGAMPHSCEELQDVDLELNVDNSAFYDQFAVAQVPVGRDWLEDSYHDWEPSGVLDVGSLLAELKRQKTPSQNPGEDASELSCACGAQV, from the exons ATGGCGCTCAGCAATTTTCTCTTCGCGCAGTGCGTCTGCTACTTCCTGGCCTTCCTGTTCAGCTTCGTGGTGGTGGTGCCGCTGTCCGAGAACGGCCACGACTTCCGTGGCCGCTGCCTGCTCTTCGCCGAGGGCATGTGGCTGAGCGCCAACCTGACGGTGCAGGAGCGCGAGCGCTTCACGGTCCAGGCGTGGGGCCCGCCGGCCGCCTGCCGCTTCGGCCTGCTTGCCAGCCTCCTGTCGCTGCTGCTGGCTGCCGCACACGCCTGGCGCACGCTCTTCTTCCTCTGCAAGGGACACGAGGG ATCCTTCTTCCACGCCTTCCTGAACCTGCTCATCAGCGCCTTCGTGCTCTTCCTGGTCTTCATTGCCAGCACCATTGTGAGCGTGGGCTTCACCATGTGGTGCGATGCCATCACAGAGAAGGGCGCCATGCCCCACAG TTGTGAAGAGCTGCAGGATGTTGACCTGGAGCTGAATGTGGACAACTCTGCCTTCTATGACCAGTTTGCGGTTGCCCAG GTCCCAGTTGGTCGTGACTGGCTTGAGGACTCTTACCATGACTGGGAACCCTCTGGAGTGCTAGATGTTGGGAGCCTCTTGGCTGAGCTGAAAAGGCAAAAGACACCCTCACAAAACCCTGGGGAAGATGCCTCAGAGCTAAGCTGTGCCTGTGGGGCTCAGGTCTGA
- the C6H14orf180 gene encoding nutritionally-regulated adipose and cardiac enriched protein homolog, with protein sequence MRTAARALSPSSRPETRRQARKNEKAAGVSRTSRAEREGDRKCPPSILRHPPQRQSPGAQPQRTSRRVRFREPPEEAIYYIAGRDTTARATTRAPGRPAPCGSLLLRLSVCILLAVALGLYCSQAKPMAMTLEDLQAWLLVLLPRLRHVALTCWRCLLQL encoded by the exons ATGAGGACAGCGGCGCGAGCTTTGAGCCCCAGCTCCCGGCCAGAGACACGACGTCAGGCCAGGAAGAATGAGAAGGCAGCTGGGGTCTCACGGACATCCAGGGCAGAGAGG GAGGGTGACAGGAAgtgccctccctccatcctgagACACCCACCACAGCGTCAAAGCCCAGGAGCCCAGCCACAGAGGACCTCGAGGCGCGTGAGGTTCCGAGAGCCCCCGGAGGAGGCCATCTACT ACATCGCCGGCAGGGATACCACAGCCAGGGCCACCACCAGGG CACCTGGCAGGCCTGCACCCTGCGGCTCCCTGCTCCTGCGGCTGTCCGTATGCATCCTGCTGGCGGTGGCTCTGGGCCTATACTGTAGCCAGGCCAAGCCCATGGCAATGACCCTGGAGGACCTCCAGGCCTGGCTCCTCGTCCTGCTCCCACGCCTGCGGCATGTGGCCCTCACCTGCTGGCGCTGCCTCCTGCAGCTCTGA
- the TMEM179 gene encoding transmembrane protein 179 isoform X3 — MALSNFLFAQCVCYFLAFLFSFVVVVPLSENGHDFRGRCLLFAEGMWLSANLTVQERERFTVQAWGPPAACRFGLLASLLSLLLAAAHAWRTLFFLCKGHEGSFFHAFLNLLISAFVLFLVFIASTIVSVGFTMWCDAITEKGAMPHSCEELQDVDLELNVDNSAFYDQFAVAQCWEEEFGLWSWHQAGPLQMDAGNQVVL, encoded by the exons ATGGCGCTCAGCAATTTTCTCTTCGCGCAGTGCGTCTGCTACTTCCTGGCCTTCCTGTTCAGCTTCGTGGTGGTGGTGCCGCTGTCCGAGAACGGCCACGACTTCCGTGGCCGCTGCCTGCTCTTCGCCGAGGGCATGTGGCTGAGCGCCAACCTGACGGTGCAGGAGCGCGAGCGCTTCACGGTCCAGGCGTGGGGCCCGCCGGCCGCCTGCCGCTTCGGCCTGCTTGCCAGCCTCCTGTCGCTGCTGCTGGCTGCCGCACACGCCTGGCGCACGCTCTTCTTCCTCTGCAAGGGACACGAGGG ATCCTTCTTCCACGCCTTCCTGAACCTGCTCATCAGCGCCTTCGTGCTCTTCCTGGTCTTCATTGCCAGCACCATTGTGAGCGTGGGCTTCACCATGTGGTGCGATGCCATCACAGAGAAGGGCGCCATGCCCCACAG TTGTGAAGAGCTGCAGGATGTTGACCTGGAGCTGAATGTGGACAACTCTGCCTTCTATGACCAGTTTGCGGTTGCCCAG TGCTGGGAGGAGGAGTTTGGACTCTGGTCCTGGCACCAAGCAGGCCCCCTTCAGATGGATGCTGGAAACCAGGTTGTCCTCTAG